Proteins encoded in a region of the Zea mays cultivar B73 chromosome 2, Zm-B73-REFERENCE-NAM-5.0, whole genome shotgun sequence genome:
- the LOC100277720 gene encoding NAD(P)H-quinone oxidoreductase subunit M, chloroplastic: MATTAFLPPAKLPLQGRRFASPKTAGRISVRVPPARAQQEQQVKEEEAEVASVPPPQDAEKQARKGDAQSLPRQPLAESKNMSREYGGQWLSSTTRHVRIYAAYIDPVTNAFDQTQMDKLTLMLDPQDEFAWTDEACQMVFNEFQDLVDHYEGAELSEYTLRLIGSDLEHYIRKLLYDGVIKYNMRSRVLNFSMGKPRIKFNSNQIPEKI; encoded by the exons ATGGCGACCACGGCGTTTCTACCCCCGGCCAAGCTGCCGCTGCAGGGGCGTCGGTTCGCTAGCCCCAAAACGGCGGGACGTATCAGCGTCAGGGTCCCTCCGGCGCGAGCGCAGCAAGAGCAGCAGGTGAAGGAGGAGGAGGCCGAGGTGGCGAGCGTGCCGCCGCCACAGGACGCGGAGAAGCAGGCGAGGAAGGGGGACGCGCAGTCCCTGCCGCGGCAGCCTTTGGCGGAGAGCAAGAACATGAGCCGCGAGTACGGCGGGCAGTGGCTGAGCAGCACCACGCGGCACGTCCGCATCTACGCTGCGTACATCGACCCGGTGACCAACGCGTTCGACCAGACGCAGATGGACAAGCTGACGCTCATGCTCGACCCCCAGGACGAGTTCGCCTGGACCGACGAGGCCTGCCAGATGGTCTTCAACGAGTTCCAGGACCTCGTCGATCACTACGAG GGGGCTGAGCTGTCGGAGTACACACTTCGGTTGATCGGGTCAGACCTTGAGCACTACATCCGCAAACTGCTGTACGACGGGGTGATCAAGTACAACATGAGGTCCAGAGTCCTCAATTTCAGCATGGGCAAGCCTCGCATCAAGTTCAACAGCAACCAGATACCAGAAAAGATATAG
- the LOC103646142 gene encoding uncharacterized protein, producing the protein MDFHEKDARSYDAHGPAPALPLVRLNHVSFQCESVEASVGFYQRVLGFELVKRPASLDFGGAWMHRYGMGIYLLQRGSDSSPNAPAAARPPAINPKGNHISFQCTDMGLMKTRLGDMELEFVAARV; encoded by the exons ATGGATTTCCACGAGAAGGATGCGCGCAGCTATGACGCGCATGGCCCTGCTCCCGCCCTCCCCCTCGTCCGCCTGAACCACGTCTCGTTCCAGTGCGAGTCCGTGGAAGCATCGGTCGGCTTCTACCAGCGCGTGCTTGGCTTCGAGCTCGTCAAACGCCCGGCgtccctcgacttcggaggagcatG GATGCACAGGTACGGCATGGGGATATATCTACTGCAGCGCGGCTCGGATTCGTCGCCCAACGCTCCGGCAGCTGCAAGACCGCCGGCGATCAACCCCAAGGGCAACCACATTTCCTTTCAG TGCACGGACATGGGGCTCATGAAGACGAGGCTGGGTGACATGGAGCTGGAGTTCGTGGCGGCGCGGGTGTGA